GTGTAGTCATAATTAAAAACTTGACATATATTATTATTTTAGTATAATAAAACGCTTTTTTTGCTACTGTAGCTCAGTTGGCAGAGCGCATCCTTGGTAAGGATGAGGTCACCGGTTCGATCCCGGTCAGTAGCTCAGAAAAAAAACATAACAAGGAATTAAATTTTTTTTAAATAGGGGGGAGGAATAAGAAATGGCAAAAGAGAAATTCGAGAGAAAGAAACCGCATATAAATATAGGAACGATAGGTCACGTAGACCATGGCAAAACGACGCTAACATCAGCAATAACAAAAGTATTGTCAACTAAAGGTATGACAAGCAAAGAATTCTCGGTAGACGAAATAGACAAAGCGCCGGAAGAAAGAGAACGAGGATTAACAATAAACATATCCCACATGGAATACGAAACAGAAAAGCGCCATTATGCACATATAGATTGTCCGGGTCATGCTGATTACATCAAGAACATGATAACCGGCGCGGCACAGATGGACGGAGCAATACTGGTAGTATCAGCGGCAGACGGTCCAATGCCCCAGACACGAGAACACATACTACTTGCGCGCCAAGTAGGTGTACCCTCAATAGTAGTATTTCTAAACAAAACAGACCAAGTAACCGACCCTGAACTATTAGAACTGGTAGAACTGGAAGTAAGGGACCTGTTAAAGAAATACGAATTTCCGGGCGATGAAATACCGATAGTAAAAGGCAGCGCACTAAAATGCATACAAGCATCTGACGTAGCAGGAGAAGACTGCAAAAGCATATACGAACTATTAGACGCAGTCGACTCATACATACCAACTCCGAAACGCGAAACCGACAAGCCATTTTTAATGG
Above is a genomic segment from bacterium containing:
- the tuf gene encoding elongation factor Tu; the encoded protein is MAKEKFERKKPHINIGTIGHVDHGKTTLTSAITKVLSTKGMTSKEFSVDEIDKAPEERERGLTINISHMEYETEKRHYAHIDCPGHADYIKNMITGAAQMDGAILVVSAADGPMPQTREHILLARQVGVPSIVVFLNKTDQVTDPELLELVELEVRDLLKKYEFPGDEIPIVKGSALKCIQASDVAGEDCKSIYELLDAVDSYIPTPKRETDKPFLMAIEDIFTITGRGTVVTGRIERGKIKTGDEIDIVGLSLDIKKTVATGVEMFRKILDYGEAGDNVGILLRGVEKADVVRGQVLAAPGSITPHNEFKGQAYILTKEEGGRHTPFFTGYRPQFYFRTTDVTGTAALPKDVEMVMPGDNVMMEVKLIAPVAMEKGLRFAIREGGHTVGAGVVSEVIK